From the Medicago truncatula cultivar Jemalong A17 unplaced genomic scaffold, MtrunA17r5.0-ANR MtrunA17Chr0c01, whole genome shotgun sequence genome, the window GAAAGATAACTTGCTCAGACATAATCTTGATGTAATGCACATTgagaagaatttttttgacaacatATTTAACACAGTGATGGATGTTAAAGGGAAGACAAAAGATAATGAGAAAGCCATAAAAGATTTAGAAGTGTATTGTAAAAGAAGGGACTTGGAGTTACAACCTCAACCGAATGGAAAGTTGTTGAAACCCAAGGCAATATACACTCTAACTTCTGAAGAAGCTAAGGCAATTTGTCAATGGTTGAAAGATTTGAGAATGCCTGACGGATATTGTTCTAACTTGGGCAGGTGTGCCGATGTTAAAACTGGAAGGGTAATTGGAATGAAAAGTCATGATAATCATGTTTTCATGGAGCACTTACTCCCAAGTGCGTTTAGTTCACTGCCCTCCCATGTGTTAAATCCACTCACTGAGAttagtcaattttttaaaaacatttgtgCTTCAACTTTGAGAGTCGATGAAGTTGAGAAATTAGACAAGTTAATTCCAATCATACTATGTCAGCTTGAGCAAATTTTTCCCCCAGGTTTTTTTGACTCTATGGAACATCTTGCGGTGCATCTGGCATATGAGGCTAAGCTTGGTGGGCCTGTTCAATATAGGTGGATGTACCCTTTTGAAAGATTCATGGGAGATTCAAAACGATCTGTTCAAAATAGGGCTAGAATAGAAGGATCAATCTGTGCTGTTTATGTTCATAAGGAAACCTCATACTTTCTCGGTCATTACTTCATCGACCGTGTGCTTGTTCCAACCACTACACGATATGAAGTTTATGTTCAGAGTGAAAGAGACCCGTTGACCTTATCAGTTTTCAATCTACCTGGTCGCCACGCTAGCAAGGCGAGGCAACATTGGATGGTAGATGCGAAAGAGTACCGATCAGCTCATGTTCATGTCTTAATTAATTGCACGGAGGTTAGACCATACCTTGAGTGAGTATAAAACAAAACTATTACACATTTTTCccattatattatttattaagttaaAACACgtctaactttatttataattttgatatagGGAATTTAATACCTTTTATGaagatttgatgatgattcgtCTGGTTACATACACGAATATTTTCCTGGTTGGTTTAAGCAAAAAGTATTTGATGCCGAACCAACGGATGAAATCCTTCGTTTAAGAGGTTTAGCTCAAGGTCCTTTACAATGTGCCACTGAATATCATACATACTCCGTAAATGGATATAAGTTTCATATCCAATCATGGAGTGAGGGGAAGAAGACATATAACAGTGGTGTATATGTAAAAGGAGTTACGGAAGGAGGTGCAGATGACTTCTATGGCGTGATCAAACATGTTTACGAGTTATTTTACAATTAGGATAAAGTGGTGTTATTTTATTGTGACTGGTTTGATCCCTCGCCTAGGTGgacaaaaatgaacaaaataagCCACAATGTTGACATTCGAGTGGACAAAAAGTATAATGTGTATGATCCGTTTATCATGGCACATAATGTTAGGCAAGTGTACTATGTTCCTTATCCCCCAACACAACCACGCAAACGAGGGTGGTCGGttgcaatcaaaacaaaaccaagggGTCGCATTGAGACTGAAGAACCAACTGATGAAGTTGAGCAAATTGatgaaatttcaaatgttaATGAGTTAATTGAAGTTGAGCCGGTTACAGATTGGCGTGATGCATAAGTTGAAGGGGATCATGTCGATCCTGTTGTTTTGTTAACTCctaatgaagatgaaaatgacgAGGATGATGTTGGTTTGGAAGAGCCCAATATTGAAGGGGATCTGGATGAAGGGGATCAAGTCAATGAAAGTGTTTTCggattataattaatatattgttgtattattataattaatgtATTGTTGACTTAGTTTTATATTGTTCTAATTGTAATGACATTATTTTCAGAGTAGTTAGTTTTAGAACCACTTTGTATCGTTAGTGAAAATACAAGATGGTCCTtggttttaaaaacaaaacaagggtATTTTTGACATTTGTACTAAAACCCTAGAAAAGATCTTTTTTCCTCTTCCTTCCTTCATTCCACGCATACTTCCTTCCCTCCTCAAGGTTACGGCTGCCGCTCCTCTTCTAAATCTCTCAACAAAACCACCGCCGCCGCTGCCTTCTTCCTTCCTACCTTCCTTCACTGTAAGTCCAGCGCCACCGTTCATCAGGTTTGTAACTTCTTCATCTCATGTTTTCTGTCTTCTTTAAATCTCCCTTTAATGCGATTTTTATTGATGTAAATGATGAAAAGGATCGATTTTTATTGATGTAAATGATGATTCATGATATGGGTTTCCAGtaatttaatcaatttcatTTGGGGTTGTGAGAGTTGGATTTTGAGATACATTTGtaggaaaaacaaattatatttttgtagcTATGCATGAGTAAGATACATTTGGCTGAGCtatttattttccttatttaaattgatagtAAAATGGTTGAAGTAATTTCATATCAGTTGATTTGGTTTATGAACACACATTCTTCTTTGAAATCCCAACTTTCCTTTTgacatgataaaattttaagagaaatcagaagaaatgataaaaagaaatgGAATGAACTTAGTTAGTATCATTCACATGGTGTTAGGGACTGATATAACACTATCTGGAGAGTGGTGTTAGGGACTGATATAACACAGCGAAACCTCGCTCTCTCTGCGTCTGATTCTTGTGTCTGTGTGTTTGTATTAGAATCTAGGAATCAGAATCTGCTCATTTtgatatgatgttttttttattgataaatatctAGGAATGCCTccgaaacaaaaacaaaagagcaAGGGCAATAACAGGAAGAAGTATACTACTCACATTGTGGACGCAGCAACAGAAGCTAGATTAAACCCCATGCCTAACATTTCTACTGCATCTTCTAGCCAGGGATCACCTGGGTCCTCCCAGGCTAGTGTAGCTGCCCCCGCTATGGGTTCTGCTCCTCCTCCCACTTACATATACCCTCCATTACATCTAGGATATTATGGCACCGTACCTCCTTTTGGGACATTCCCTCCTCCGAGCTATCAGTTCCCACCATATTCAATCCCACCACAAAACCATCCCCttccccaacaacaacaaatccctCCACAGCAAAACCCACCCTTtccgcaacaacaacaaatccctCCACAACAAAACTCACCATTTCCCCAACAACAAATCCCTCCACAACAAAACCCACCTTttccccaacaacaacaaaacccaCCACAACCCCAACAACAACCCCAACAAGAAAATGTGGTCGAAGAGGGTGGTGGAGAGCTGGTGATGTTTCATGATGTTATCCCGGATTATCCGAGAGATTCTCTTCGTCGATACATCTTAAAGCCTAGTGGAAACAggtaatttcaatttcaaatattttatgtatattttaagTTGTAGTAatgtttaaaaatgataatcaTGTTTTCAGCTTTTTACCTTGCAAACCGGCTGCCGAAGCAATCAAATCCATCATTCATAACTGCTATGGTCACTTTTGGAAGACATATGGTGACCTGGATGATAATGAGAAAGATCGCTGGTTTAGTATACTAATTGTTATAGTATACTAATTTTGTCACCATATGTCTAAACCAGCGATCTGATCGCTGGTTTAGACCCTTTGAGGTTACTATAACAATTAGTATACTAAACCATTATGACTCTCTCGGTCTGATCGCTGGTTTAGACTCTTTATTCTGTGAATAGTTTTATCTTCCTACTAATTTAGAATCAGGGATTACTTGCAATTATTAGAGAGGCCTCTTTTATGCAAGTTTGTTAATCTAACAAAAAGTTATGCTGATGAATAATTCACCCCATGGCAAAGCATTCACTaaagaaaattacatttttaacaTATTATAATCAATTATATGTGTAACTTTAAAAATAGATATGATTAAAGTCTTACGTTTTTAATGATATAacgattatgattgattgataaTGCTAATTTGAAAAGTAAAACATGACTCATGCTGAATGTTAATGTAAGGCACATGTTTATGATAGGGGATTTTGCATTCAGACCGAGAAGAAGGAAACTAAGTTCTTAACGAAgcaatgtacttttttttttctattccaCAATAGTAGTTCATGTGCACGTTCCTAGCTATCAGTTCACTATTACTCGGATAAGAGTATCTTAAACTTGATTATCCgtagaaataatatatttagatTGTTATCTTtgtttaaaatgctatgaatattttgtgagactgtttaatgtacttttttcttgaaaaaaaaaataaaaatcttcaacatGGCTGTGTTTATAAACATTTCAAATTGTTAGTACTATGTTTTATTAGTTCACAAGATTAGGAGTGGTAGCTATAGCACTTTACTTAAATTTTATCCATGATAAACATATACAACAACAACTACTGCACCGTGCAACTATCTTTTTCTGCATTATTGGTAGTACTTGTATACTGGTCTGCATTTATGTAGTGTGCAATGAACGAATCCACTGTTTGAATAGAAAAAACAAAGCATATGATACTGCTCATTGTTCAAATAGGAACATAAAGCATAAACTAGGTGTGAATGATGCATGCACATTGAATACTCTTCAGCTGTGtccttaaatattttgttattatttgaaCAGGAGGAGTATGACCGGCAGCTTGCTGAGGCTATTTCTCAAGGGTCTACTATTGATCACTCTTTGACCTTCAACACTTGGAAAAAAGTTGTCGGCGACAAGAAGAAAGGAAAGCTCTATGGCCTTGGTAACTTAGCCGCTAACTATCGGAAGGGAAGTGTTGCATCAACCCTCAGACTAACCCTCAATCAGGGTGAAGGAACCTCCCAGCAGCCTCAGCTGACGCCAGAGATGCGGGAGCTCATTCATAGATTGTCACAAGAGCAGTTCTCGCAGCAGATGGCAAGTCAAGCAGCCCTTGTGCAAGAATTGATTAACCGCCAAAGATTATACGAGGAGCAGCTGACTCGACTTATGCAAGCACAGGATCAAGCTCCCTCCCACACTCAAGCGCCGGTTTTAAGTCCGAATGTTGAGCCTTATCCCGTATATAAGGAGGATGATGTGGACGATGCGGATGATGTTGAGGATTGATGTTTTAGGTCCTTTATGATATATTCTCTTTTGACTTTTATCTATATAATTTCTAGGTCTGTAATACTTGGGGAAGTTTCTTATACTTCCTGGTACAATTTCAATGCTCCTagacaatattttatattttatgtgtgCTATTACTTTAATTTGCATTGCTaactattttaaattgttttataaaattattttaattgtcaataatttttattattaaaacagtttcttaaaaaaaaaaaacaatttaaaaacatttattttacttattaaattttaatattttaacaaataaaaaacgtttttaaaatttaatagcCGTACACAATTTGTCAGGGGTTAACCCCTGGCAAAGCGCCCGACATGTTTCTGAAAAGGACTGCGCGCCACTGACACAGTCTGCAATGACCAGAAAATTCTGCACTTTATCAGACACATTTTGCCAGGGGTTAAGCCAGGGCCTTTGCCAGGAGCTAAAGCCCTGGCAGTGTAATTTGCGATGGGCATATTTGCTGCAGATTCTGCTCCTGGCACAGCTCCTGGCAAACGTGCATTTGCCAAGGCTTTCTGCAATTTGTCAGGGCTTCCGCCCTTGGCAAATTGCAACATTTCTTGTAAtggtttttctaaactaggtctctcctatttatacaaatctttaacctacttatttttctcttaaatccaaatattaatattctattctaatatatataaaatatttctataacgataataaatgacaaatatatctctataacatatatatatatatatatatatatatatatatatatttccataacaaatcatttatacttctataacaaatgacatatatttctacaacaaatcatatatatttctataacaaatgacatacatttctataacaaatcacatttatttctgcaaaaatcatatataattctaaaccaaataacatatatacatttctaaatcaaataacatatactccctccgtccctaattataagacccttttgagaattttttttgtccctttttataagatccctttgttatttccaactacattaattatttctttatatacatacccctatttattatacatctttttcttcaatcaacaataaataacatgttgaaaacataaactaaccttctttcttaaaggataaaattgtaaaaacaatggtgattacaaacaactttaatacaaatatccactatcttaattcccgtaattttcgcaaaagggtcttatatatagggacggagggagtattatatttctaaatcaaatagcatatataaatttctaaatcaaataacatatatatttctaaatcaaataacatatgttatatttctaaatcaaataacatatatatttctaaatcaaataacatatatattatattaataaatatataacatatatcataataaaatatcactcatcaaaataaatcatataaatcacacaaatcatataagtatattctaaactcatttaaataatcaaataattagagagggtgTTACACATATGTCCACACAACAACTCACCAAATCATCACCAATATCTATTTGCATTTAtgcaatcacaccaataatccatcaccaatatttatttgcatttatgcaatcacaccaataattcatcaccaatACATAATCAATACCATATCACAATAACAATGTATACGGGCTCACCAATATCATCTCATCATTACAATATTTCTCATATatcaagtaagagaacataacACCTCATGTTATTATCATATCTaacatatcataattcatccaTACATCTCCGTTTTCAAAGTATAACCAAGTAAAGTTCAAAGGAACTAATCTCATCCATTCCCGGAAATTCAATAATCATTAAACTACATTAATCTCATTCCATTTCTCAAGGGAAATCACATTCCGGAAAAATCGACATCCTAACTAATTTTCCAAATTAAGTTTCAATTTCACAAACCAAGTTTCACATACTCTAAAACCTTTAATTGAACTTATAAATAACAGACTTTGAAGTTTAGAAACACTCCATAAGGGTTGGGTTGACTTAGGAACAATTATGCGATATTTTCGTAAAGTTTTATTTAAGCCTCCTTAGAGTATTTTCTTTATAACTCAAGATCAAAACATTATTTCCAAGTCAAACCAAGGCTATTGAAATGCCAACTCAATTGTCTAAAACTTCCATGTTAAAATCAAAAgccaaaacaaaacagaaacgAGCGAAAACGACGCAAATCGTGAAAACATGGGATGCTGCACTGGGTAGCTCGCCTGGCGAGGAAGGCTGATCGCCATGGCAAGTGAAGGTAGTAGCTACTCGCCACCAGCTCGCCTGGCGAGTGAGTACAGTTCAGAAAAATTCAGTTTTACGGggaaaaaatccattttcaccctaaaatcccaatttttgatTTCCCATTACTCAAATTCGATCCCAAAGTGCACCCAAACGTTTCTTAGCATGAAAATACACTCAATTACATATAATCActtgaataaaacatcattttaaaccaaaatcaccatttgacccatttttgcaaaacaaccaacaacatcttatttttcatcaacaatcatgatatatgaacacccaagccataaatcataaacaacaacatatctcagcaacaacaacatcaattgaaacttgattctcacctcaattcaaccacaacatgtcataattcatcaattaagtataatttcacaactacccattttcatacactatgaacatgttatttcatcaccaacaattcatttatcattcaattaacatactcaaacttatcaccaaaacaagagcacggattttaacaacaattatcaattcattccaatcaacccatttcatacaacaaggaaaattgcaaacaaaacaatcatgattatgaagaagactaacccccttaccttaggtaatgattaatccaaacttaggcttcactttagctcctaattcttcaatcttcaagtttccccctttctctaacccttgttcttcctttctcccactttctctctctacctctctctaactttgtgaaatgaaatgaatgaatgaatttctctctaagtttaggtttaggtgtgtTCCCACTCAATTGGGCTCAATTCTAGaccctaatgggcttaacccattctaacataattctaaaaagtttctatacactcaacggtaattactaacaacggtaaaatataaccaacggtcactaaacggtaaaaactaagcactacactagtaacttagtaaaataatggttttcactaaacattaaaaataattctcaccaaaattatcattttacccttacccgccaaatgaccaaaatacccttctaatacggtaatccatgaaAATgaacccaatgacaattaattacacacaagcacaattaatctcataataattaattaaaaataaatctagcgaaaaattGGGTTGTTACACCCATTCCTTGCCAGAAAGAAACAGTGGAACCCAATAGATATGCCTACAATAACAACTACAAGGGAAAACACCCTATGACAAAAACCCGGCGTAGGTACCAGCGCCAGAAAAAGGCAAACGCCTTGCAAGACATTACCAATGTTGACAAAGGAAAGGGGAAACAAGAAATTGTTTTCGAAATGGTTAAAAAGCCAGCCACTGAGAGGATTTTCCCTCCTCTTCCAACTTTGAAGAAAGATCATCCAAAGGAGGATGAAGAAATGACGTCGAACTTCTCTGAATCTGACCCAAGTCTCGACATACTATGTAATGTAGTGTCAGTGTTGCCTGTTGAATATGACGTTCCTTCAGACATTAACGAAGTGGAAAGTGATTTTACCGTCGAGATTGCTATCCATAAACCACTATGTTACTATGTTATGAACAATGGTTGTGTCGAATATCAACATACTGTATTCGAGAGACCAGAAGTTTCGATGAGGCTTCATCTTAAGCCTTTGTTTATCCTAGCCAAGATAAATGGTGTAGGAGTGAATAAGGTACCGGTCGACGACGGAGCCACTGTCAACTTGTTACCCGAGTCCTTCGTGGGGAAAATTGGACTTTTTGACACCGATCTGAAACCCCATAACGTGATTCTCACTAACTACGAAGGAACAACAGGGAACTCCCTTGGTGCCGTCGAATTAGATTTGGTAGTAGGCAGCGTAAGCAGAACAACCATGTTCATGGTCGTTCCGTCCAAGGTAAACTTCAACATGCTATTGGGCAGAGAATGGATACATGGTGTGGGGGCAGTGCCTTCCACTGTGCACCAGAGGATCGCTATATGGAAAGGAAACAGCCTGGTacctattaaattgaaatttctttaattatacttaaacttttatatttttaaatgatttttaacacacatgttaagaacattataataatctcttttataaaaaattagaattttttaacatttaatgaattaaatataatttttttaaaacgcccaaaattcaagataaaactaacgaaaatttggacctaaaaataaaattttgagctaatttattgtagcggaaccttttataatgttttaaacaagtatgtaaaaaatcattaaaaatttaaagttttaagcattattaaacaaattttaatttaacagggactaaaaatactaacggaaaattttgtagggactagaaagtatgatttatttttatagagactaaaaacaaaactgcatatatttatagggaccaaaaacttaattaaccttaaACTTTAACtacatgaaaatattaatttcaatgtGTGATTTAACATTAGCACCCTAAAGACATAACTATCCTTACAAAAAAAGACATTGATCTCACAAGTAGAAAAACTAAAATTCATGATATAATAACTATTAGATTATgtttccttcaacaaaaaaattattacattaTGTTTATTTGCCTTTGTAGTTTGtactaatttgtttttttttattactaccagtttttttttgagagaacaactttttttttttaacaatataatACTTTACAGTAtctatgttaattaatttattaattggATTATAAACGCTCTTGAAATGCATTGAGTTCATGTTTTAGTTGAAGCaatcttttaaagtaaacaaattcatcacttgaaatgaattgaaagagatgGAAATAAATTAGAATGGAACCTGATGTTGCAACAATGGACAAATCGaatcaaaagaaattattcttGAGCTATGTAATTGGGCTAGTAGATgtttaagtaatattcattattcttgtggtttggtttggtttggttcggttgttGAGATGAAAACCACAAACCAAACCGAGCCATGCGGTTCAGTGCAAAAGTCATCCGAATTCATCCGAACCAAGTGCGGTTTTTTGCGATTTCGGTTTGGATAGGTTTTGTTTGCAGTTTTTCTATTGCGTTGGTTTgattttgaacacccctaacgAGTACAAACCATAAGCCGTATATGTATATGCACTAACTGGCGTGTACAAAATGTAAAATCCTTGTTTGAGTAATAATGCACTAACTGGCGAGTACAAAATGTAAAATTCTTGTTTGAGTAATATTACAAAGGAGATTGATGATATGGTGGAAGAGGTTAAAGTGTTATCTTGGCAATGGAGTTTGAGTAGACTAATGGGGAGTTTGTTTGACGATTGAAAATTTCGCTTATGGTAATAATCTTTCCTGGGGAATAATAATGGGCATCTTATTCCTcggtatttttttaaaatcatatttcattaataattgtCAGGTTCATGGTAATTATTTGTGATAGTGGGTATATGAGTAGTTGTTTCAATTTTATTACTATTTACATGGGAACCTTTTATTCCCACCCACTTCCTTAGGAATAAAATTATGGATAAGTGTTATTATTTTCCTAGGAATTTTTTATTCCTAGGGgtaattttttaactttatacTAAACATAGGAATCTCCACATTCATGAGAATAAGTTTTAAAATTAGGCATAAGTACCCCCtaaagttttttcttcttccttttttgacaatatttcctttgatttgttattttttccctccattttttttgtgtggcCAGAATTGGTTTGTTCCTCTTGGTTTCGAATTTTGTAGTTTGTCCTGTCAATCTAAAAACCTATGTGCTTCAAATTGTTTTAGTTTGCTTCGTTATTACTCTATTTTTTACATGCTTTAGTCAAATTTTGTTTGTTCTTAACAATATGTTTCTATCATTGTTTTTATCATTCCAAGTAGATGTATGCGTTGTAGTCAAACACAAGATTTTAAGTACGATCAGTTGGTTGATGAAAGATCATTGAGATAATTGTTCAAGCAATTATGCGTTGTTTAGTGTGATAGAATTCGACTTGATTGTAGATAAATTGTTTTGCTATCTATTTTTCATGTATTGCACATTGCTCTACTAAACCTTCTGTGTAACTCCTATATTTTATGCAATTTACAACCCTATTTTTCCTTTGCTTCTATTTctatcttatttttttgtttttaaaataaactccTAAACCCCacgttaaattaaaaataaaattgatatgaaGTATAAAGTagtttacttttaatttatttcaaaaataatttttcccGTGCATgggtttttttgttgataagtTCGT encodes:
- the LOC112418395 gene encoding uncharacterized protein, giving the protein MLLDVTPFKDNLPATYYDAERLVMKLGLKVDKIDCCINSCMLFYDNEFGKNDGALVECKFCQSPRYRLTKSGRIPNKTMFYLPIIPRLQRLFASMKTSSHMTWHHSNKILGVMRHPSDGEAWKHFDQVYPDFAADPRNVRLGLCSDGFTPHIQASGKSYSCWPIIVTPYNLPPKMCMTKPYMYLACVVPGPDNPKAGIDVFLEPLIDDLRRLWIRELTYDISTKQNFLMRASLMWTMNDFPAYGMLSGWSTHGKMACPHCMENGGKSSWFDHRCFMPRDHQFRKSKNGFLKDQRVVIGPPPKITSVEVCTRVSDYPKVTDFGTTVPIPGYGVNHHWTKKSIFWDLPYWKDNLLRHNLDVMHIEKNFFDNIFNTVMDVKGKTKDNEKAIKDLEVYCKRRDLELQPQPNGKLLKPKAIYTLTSEEAKAICQWLKDLRMPDGYCSNLGRCADVKTGRVIGMKSHDNHVFMEHLLPSAFSSLPSHVLNPLTEISQFFKNICASTLRVDEVEKLDKLIPIILCQLEQIFPPGFFDSMEHLAVHLAYEAKLGGPVQYRWMYPFERFMGDSKRSVQNRARIEGSICAVYVHKETSYFLGHYFIDRVLVPTTTRYEVYVQSERDPLTLSVFNLPGRHASKARQHWMVDAKEYRSAHVHVLINCTEVRPYLEFDDDSSGYIHEYFPGWFKQKVFDAEPTDEILRLRGLAQGPLQCATEYHTYSVNGYKFHIQSWSEGKKTYNSGVYVKGVTEGGADDFYGVIKHVYELFYN
- the LOC120577829 gene encoding glutenin, low molecular weight subunit, giving the protein MPPKQKQKSKGNNRKKYTTHIVDAATEARLNPMPNISTASSSQGSPGSSQASVAAPAMGSAPPPTYIYPPLHLGYYGTVPPFGTFPPPSYQFPPYSIPPQNHPLPQQQQIPPQQNPPFPQQQQIPPQQNSPFPQQQIPPQQNPPFPQQQQNPPQPQQQPQQENVVEEGGGELVMFHDVIPDYPRDSLRRYILKPSGNRRSMTGSLLRLFLKGLLLITL